A genomic segment from Amphiprion ocellaris isolate individual 3 ecotype Okinawa chromosome 17, ASM2253959v1, whole genome shotgun sequence encodes:
- the LOC111574926 gene encoding cytochrome b-c1 complex subunit 9 codes for MSLAKSVYHLLFRRTSTFAVTIMVGAVFFERLFDQGGDAIFEQMNRGKLWKHIKHNYENKEEE; via the exons ATGTCGCTGGCTAAGTCCGTGTACCATCTTCTCTTCAGGAGAACGTCCACTTTCGCTGTAACCATCATGGTTGGAGCAGTTTTCTTCGAACGGTTATTTGACCAAGGCGGCGACGCTATTTTTGAGCAAATGAACCGGGGG AAACTGTggaaacacatcaaacacaacTACGAGAACAAAGAGGAAGAATAG